The Arabidopsis thaliana chromosome 5, partial sequence genomic interval gaaaacgaaaatcaaacaaataaaaacatactGTCTTGAGACTTAagaatcctttttttttcctcgaGACTTGAGAATCTTTGACAGATGTTATTACGCAGTCGTGGTGGTTACCGTTACCGTGAGTGTTGGTTTGGGTGGCGTGAGTATCACACGCTTTCTCAATTAGCTTTTGAGGCCCATTAATAACAAAACTTGGTCTTATCTGAGGTccaattatttatattttttgggcCATTCTaacccatcatcatctttgcAAATCAATGAGACTTTGGATTTTATGCCACCTAATTCATACATTACCACAATTTTTTAGATATCAATATGCATATGTTTAGATTTAACTATTTGAAACTTTGATTTGGAATGTATTTTGGTATGCATATGTACAGAGCTAAGAGATTGAAtccacaaaataaaaatattaatagcCGAAATTCCCATACCTCAAAATGGACATTACTAACACACGAGCTGGCAGATAAAGGAAATTAATTAACGTAGCGACGACAAGACAATGTTAGtacaaaagagagataaagaaagaagaaaaaaaacgtgGGAATTATAACTACAAACAGTGCGTAGATCACATTCACGGGGCAAATAAATCAGAGAAAAGATTTGGTGTTATCCACCGTCTTGGGATTGCTGTGGAGGAGGAgacgaagaaggagaaggaggcTTAGGAATATAAGGATTGAGAGGAGTTCCATGCTCAATAGGACCTGGTTTTATCGAAGCTTTTGTCGTCGGAGTTGGATCCACTGGAAAATTGTAATCCTCCAACCCCACTTTCATTTCTGTGTGTGTTTTCAATATGTAATCATTAATGTATACAatgaaaaacatgaaagagAGTAACAAGGAGGATTGATTTGattaccagaagaagaagctagtAGTGAGAAGCTTAGGATTATTACAACCAAAAGGAAGACAAAGCTTGacgtcttcatcttcttctctagagattgaggaagaggaggaaacAATGAAGAAAGGTTTCTTAAAGacagagagacaaagagagagagagagagagagagcaaattGTAAAATGATGTGTGTTAATATTGGGAAATAAGGCCATGTGGGGTTTTGGATCTCTGTCTTGAATGTGATGTTGTGGGTTAAAATCGAGATCATAGTTAttgctctctctctatctctgaTAATCTCTGTACAAGAGAGGAAAGCATCTCAAACAGCTCAAAGCTCATTCATTGGTTACACTTTAATGCTCTCCactattatttttcttgtaagCCACGTGTCCTGAATTCTCTATTTTCCATTAGCAGTGTCTTCTCGTCGATGTATCTATTTGATCACCATTGAATCATTGATAGAAACGAGAatgagaaaatggaagaaaaaataacaaaagataatGTGGATGGAGTGGAGAGACAAATatggtgaagaagatacaGAGGTTGAAGCGGCGCCTTTTCTATAAATACTAGATAGTATGTGGTTGTTGACTATTTATTTCTTGGgcttttaatgttttttttttaattttttaccttatgtttttgaattacGCAATAAATAGTGTGTAAGAGAAGAGTAGTAAATTAGTAGTAGTATAATTAACCGTCTAATTGAGTTTCATAGCAGTCACGTATGAACTGGTAGTAACAGAAACGATATAGTAAACACACAATAATGTATTGATGTtattgcaaaaacaaaagttagttagttccaatttttaattattttcccccatttaaataattaaatgccAACGAAAAATATAGCATTTATTAATGTGCTTTTTTGTCTTTAGATCGATCTCTAAGCGATATTGTTGTCTTCAAATACTAAACACCATTAGGCTTAATGTAAGTTTTGTTGCcttagattttctttttttttatcagtttAGTAGTTTTTACTTATTCGTATTTGTTAAGAATTGTCACATCCATACTTCCAGATGATTTTgatcttcattttgttttcgtgTTTTGTGGACTTAATTTGGGGGTTTATGATGAGTATGTGTaggtatctttttttttttttttttttttgtcaaaacacAACTTTCATTCATTAAGGCCTCAAGAGAGGAAAGTTGATACAAGCTACGATAATACAACAGAAAGAAAGATACAAGTTCCATGAGTTTTCCAAAGGGATGttcacttttaaaaagtttgcAATGGTTGAAAAATCTGTTGAAACTATAGCGGATTCGACCATGAAGACGAGCTTCGCGAAATCCTCGACCAACGGGTGGTCATAGACGGCTCGAGCAAACAATGCATACAAGCTTTTAGAAACAAACTCCAAAGAGGAGGCTGTTGGATAAAAAAGATTGAGAATACTACGGTAACCACTTTTCCATGGAAATGCGGTTATAATGCcgttcttcttcaagcttttaaaaatttgagaaCTATCCTTGAACTTGATGATTTGCACATGAACGAGCTCGATAATCAAAGGAAGCGGGGATGAAGAGTTGAAAAAGCTACGGTAATCACCGCTCTGTGGAGACGGGATCATAGTGCcgttcttcttcactcttttggttttatgaaaAATCTCTCTAGGTGCTTCGAAAGGCAGGGTTCTCGAGATATAATTGTACCAACAAAGCAACATTGACCGAATATGTTCCAATTGTTGTCCATGAAAAACTGGTTTCAAATATCGACACCAACGTTGGCTAATAATGGACAAATAAGATTTTTGATCAAACCTGGATTTTTGCAGAAATTGATTAGGATCACACCTATTGGAGTTGGGCTTCAAACACCTTAAAGGCCCAAATAAATGAATTTGCCAAGACAAGGAACTTGATGGGCCGAACTGGAATAGGCCCAAAATCGAAAACCCTAGTTTTCTTTTGGCGTGGGCGATGAGACTTTGAGTGTGGCGGCTAGACGACGGCGAGCAGAAGATCGGAGTTGAAAGAGTTATCGCCGAGGGATGTGGCACTGGAGGAGATAAAGGCGAGAGACAACGGTACCAATTGGTTTGATGGATTAGGGTTGATCCATTCGTCGACAACTTCGTCACTGGGACCAACGATTCTAAAACCCAATGAGAACGTTGGTCGATGAGGGTAGCGGAGCAGCTAGGCTTCATGGATCTAGGCGCAGGTGACAGGTTAAGCTCGAGATCAACCATTTTCGCAGATTTAGCTTCAAGCATCTCGCCAATAGCACAACGGGATAGGTTTCATCAAGAGTATCCAGCAGATTAGAGGACCAAATGGGAGAAGAGGTTCTGGGCAGCCTGAAAAGTGGATCTCTGACCACCAAAACCGAAAGCAAAAAGGAAGCGCTGTGGTGGTCGGGAGAGTGACAAAAGGGGACAAAAAGTTTGCGAGATGCGGAACTGAGACAAGAGAATTGGAGGAGCTTAAGTACATCCCGACGCCGGCGAGCAAAAGCTCCACCGGCGTCGGAAAATAGATTCATGAGGATGTCTTCGATTTTCGTGCTTGGGAGAGTTCACGGGTTTTTACGTTTGAGTTATTCGTTTATATGTGTAGGTATCttgttacttgtttttgttttgctgtttGCATTAGGGGGCTATATCTATTTTCCAATTTGTCGCTACGTTTTGTAACCTACACATACATCTAATACACACACAATATAACCCTATACATACATCTACACGTCATTCATGATCTCTTCCATACCTTATACATACATCTATACACACATAATAACCTTATACACACATGATAACCCTATACATACATCTACGCATCATTCATACCCTCTATCTATATACGTAGTAATCTAGTCTCTTGCACCAGTTTAGCAAGAGATGGAAATTCTAGACTAAGACACGTACTTACTATACATAAACGAATCAACGTTCTCTCGTTCCACCGCCATCTTCCAAATGGAACGAATTTCAATTTCCGTGACAATCCATTTTCCTCCTTTTTTCTCCAGCCTctacaacacaaacaaaaaacaaaacatttcagATATcagtttgataaattttttCCAATTAAAACTAACAATTGTTCTACTATCATAACATAAATGTTTTCTTAGGCATAAATAGAGGACATTATATATCAAAccaatttgtttacttttctaCTCCATCTTAACACATCGCATACAACATTTATGAAGACAACAACATTTCAAGCCCTCATCTTATgaacacttttttttaacacactTATATAAGAGCAGTatctaaaagactaaaacatGGTCATGGTTCCAAAAactatactattaattaaGCCAAACACCATAgctaaacagaaaaaaaaaatgatggaaCCAGAGTCTTACCTTCTACGATGATGATGCCTTTATGTTTGTCTCTGAGAAAGTGAGAGAACTAAAAAGAGTTTTGAGTTGGATATTCAAGTGGAATAACatattaagaaacaaaaagcagAGTTTTAGACATgtgaaagaaaaggaaaaaatgaaTGGAAAgaattttgaactttgaacGAAGATGTAAGGGGTCATGATccacattttttaatttagaaacaaaattcaaattcatattCATAACGGTAAGAAAATCTTAATTGTTTCTAAACACGTTCATATTTTCTTTCGGCGCCCAACGTTCGGTTGTCAAATTGGCAGCATTATGGACTTACAATTTCGATAGATACTCattaatatatagttatacTTGATGGACCCGAATTGGCCGCAGTATGGGCTTTTATCGTATCTATCAAAATTGTAAGCCCGTAGCATCATTCCTGAACAATTCGAACTGAAGCCCGTAGCTTCAAAGTCAaacttaaattcaaaaattaatcCTACAGAACATCTTAAAAGTTCAAACTATActatttcaattaaaaaaaatctggtAGAATTGAACTGAAATCAATCGAAGTGTTAAATTAAGAATCTTTTGGGAGAACTAAAagtttatgttgttgtttttgtgtggTCGGTATAGATTTTATGGATTAGATTATTTGTGGAAGACATAATGTAACAAGAGTCGGGACAGAGCATTAATGGTCCATggtttaaaaacattaaattgaACGCACAAAGTGTCAGCGAGTACTTTTGTCAGTCTTTGAAATAAATGCACCCccaaatttatttctatttatctttgagtattgattgagtCTCTCGTTTTTTATccttatatattttcatttgcCCAAACCAAGCATTTAATTATATTCGCCGGTTTGTTTTGCCACATTTCACACGTAACCATTACCAAGAGTGAGAAACTACAGTATTTCATTTACACTACATGCATCTCTCGTAAACATCCTTTATATGAACTCTCATAAAGTTTGtaacccaaacaaaaatgatctctcataaagttaaaatttaaaatctcgTTAAAATTCATAACAATAGATTGtgcttatttaattatgtttggaCGATACTAAAACTCTTACCAGTGATCATGAAACATTGATTTCCTTCCTTCCTCCACTCACATTATTGGgcttatttaattattaggCTGCATGTGACGATATATGGATATACTTTTAAATAAACCATGGTTCAATATTTTTACCATTAAAATATCGAAAATCTAGAATTGTTTCCTGAGCCAACTCACTGTAAACTTGATTTCTAATAAGATAAAATAAGATGCTGCCAAAGGAGAAGGTTCTTAGAGTAGAGGTCACTCTCTTTCAACCTTACAAAATTCGAATGTTTTTTCAACTATGAGTCCTATGggttttgatcatttttactgaacaaaataaatacataaagtTTTACTATAAATACAGAAGCTCTGCCTAATGCGAGCATTTTTTAACTTCACCGGACATGCCACGAGCATGTTATGGGCATTTGCACTTCATTTTAtctttgaacttttttttagcATTTTAAGAATAGCTAgtaaaaacataatcaatgGTAGTCCACTAATTAACCCATTAATTAGAGAGATACGAGAGATCCTTTTTAgattccatcttcttccttcctcttcttttcgCCAAACAATTCCACCTTTATTATCTTAAACCCCACATTTCctatttcctttttgtttatagacaataaatatgatttcttcttgcactatattaaaaaacaattatgacCTAATCtaattatgaaaaataatCAACAACACCTTAAAAACTTTCCACTTAAAAAACATTCAtgcatgatttttttctagttATCAAAGATTAGTAAAATTCTTCATCATTACAGTATTAACAATTGAATAGATTTTTAGATTATCGCAAATTTATAGTAGAAAAGAGTGGGGGCAAAATGTCACAATCGAGAACATGGGGGATACAAAGgagagaagataaaagaagTGGGTATAAGAACAGAAATAGcattaattgaatttttatttccCTTACTCAGCAACCACTGAGATTACAAGAGTGTTGTTTGAGAGCGAATCAAGGTTCCTCCAAAGAAGGAAGATGACtttaattcttatttaatttcCCTTTCTCCTTTTGCTTCACCAAAATCCACACattcatcaattaaaaaacaaaccctagattcTTGAAAACTGGAACTCATTCACGAATCCTAAAAAGAGAGCtcctttggttttcttgaaaCCCAGATTCTTCAAGCTCAGCTATGGCGGTCttcaaaaccctagctttCCTATTCGTTTTAAGCATCGTGATTTACCAATCAGTGGCTGTTACAGATGTAAATTCATCGTTTTCCTTTAATGGGTTTGTGAAAGCTCCAAGCTTTGACAATAATGTTGCTCTGTTTGGAGATTCGAAGCTCGTTCATGGCGGTCCATCGATACAATTGACTGACTCAGTGAGTCGCAGTGAAGGGCGAGTTATTTACAAGAAACCCATCAGACTGTTCCAAggtaaagagagaaacttttCCGGATCATTCTCAACTAGTTTCTCGTTTTCGATGTCTGATGAGATTGGTAGTGTCTTGGCTTTTATAATGGTTCCAAGAGGTTTGGATCTTAGGTTGTTTGGTAGAAAGGGTAATAATAGTTCCTCTGGTTTAGGGTTCTTATTGAAACACAAAGTTGTTGCTGTTGAGTTTGGTATCTCCAAGAGAGGGAATCATGTAGGGATCTTAGTTGGTCGTCCTGAATCTGGTAAAGTTAGAAAGTTATCATCTTTTGGTCACCATTTcaatgaagagaagagattgaatTGTTGGATTGATTATGAGGCAAGC includes:
- a CDS encoding Glycosyl hydrolase family 35 protein (Glycosyl hydrolase family 35 protein; FUNCTIONS IN: hydrolase activity, hydrolyzing O-glycosyl compounds; INVOLVED IN: carbohydrate metabolic process; LOCATED IN: endomembrane system; EXPRESSED IN: 19 plant structures; EXPRESSED DURING: 13 growth stages; CONTAINS InterPro DOMAIN/s: Glycoside hydrolase, family 35 (InterPro:IPR001944); Has 30201 Blast hits to 17322 proteins in 780 species: Archae - 12; Bacteria - 1396; Metazoa - 17338; Fungi - 3422; Plants - 5037; Viruses - 0; Other Eukaryotes - 2996 (source: NCBI BLink).), translated to MKTSSFVFLLVVIILSFSLLASSSEMKVGLEDYNFPVDPTPTTKASIKPGPIEHGTPLNPYIPKPPSPSSSPPPQQSQDGG
- a CDS encoding Beta-galactosidase related protein (Beta-galactosidase related protein; FUNCTIONS IN: hydrolase activity, hydrolyzing O-glycosyl compounds; INVOLVED IN: carbohydrate metabolic process; CONTAINS InterPro DOMAIN/s: Glycoside hydrolase, family 35 (InterPro:IPR001944); BEST Arabidopsis thaliana protein match is: Beta-galactosidase related protein (TAIR:AT5G35760.1); Has 30201 Blast hits to 17322 proteins in 780 species: Archae - 12; Bacteria - 1396; Metazoa - 17338; Fungi - 3422; Plants - 5037; Viruses - 0; Other Eukaryotes - 2996 (source: NCBI BLink).), yielding MLLCWYNYISRTLPFEAPREIFHKTKRVKKNGTMIPSPQSGDYRSFFNSSSPLPLIIELVHVQIIKFKDSSQIFKSLKKNGIITAFPWKSGYRSILNLFYPTASSLEFVSKSLYALFARAVYDHPLVEDFAKLVFMVESAIVSTDFSTIANFLKVNIPLENSWNLYLSFCCIIVACINFPLLRP
- a CDS encoding Concanavalin A-like lectin family protein (Concanavalin A-like lectin family protein; FUNCTIONS IN: carbohydrate binding, binding; INVOLVED IN: biological_process unknown; LOCATED IN: endomembrane system; EXPRESSED IN: 22 plant structures; EXPRESSED DURING: 13 growth stages; CONTAINS InterPro DOMAIN/s: Legume lectin, beta chain (InterPro:IPR001220), Concanavalin A-like lectin/glucanase, subgroup (InterPro:IPR013320), Concanavalin A-like lectin/glucanase (InterPro:IPR008985); BEST Arabidopsis thaliana protein match is: Concanavalin A-like lectin family protein (TAIR:AT3G09190.1); Has 1807 Blast hits to 1807 proteins in 277 species: Archae - 0; Bacteria - 0; Metazoa - 736; Fungi - 347; Plants - 385; Viruses - 0; Other Eukaryotes - 339 (source: NCBI BLink).), with the protein product MAVFKTLAFLFVLSIVIYQSVAVTDVNSSFSFNGFVKAPSFDNNVALFGDSKLVHGGPSIQLTDSVSRSEGRVIYKKPIRLFQGKERNFSGSFSTSFSFSMSDEIGSVLAFIMVPRGLDLRLFGRKGNNSSSGLGFLLKHKVVAVEFGISKRGNHVGILVGRPESGKVRKLSSFGHHFNEEKRLNCWIDYEASSKRIEVRLSLSAALKPVDPFVSYSVDLAKLWKDGKFMVGLTSANGNTSKPVYLHSWSFKLRHPSMRIHSQPLDPNDVSKTVKEGEKTVEVKGKGKCIWRILGALVLGAVCGTLGAMFALYLWTICGNRQSMAIVPEECADEKADILVTKADVVVEEEVKK